One window of Syntrophorhabdaceae bacterium genomic DNA carries:
- a CDS encoding segregation/condensation protein A: protein MSLLVPTLEVQLECYEGPLAVLISLIKKNKVSIWDIPISTITERFLEYVELVKEMNLKIAEDFIEMASLLLFIKSKMLLPSSDGEGAEDPREELVERIMEYERFRTMAGIMDTLPMLDRDVFCIGKNGIDREADYDLLCLCTLYFELIRVREEMYLTINEIRPTLEEKLAMLRAMLETSGMYVWDIHEEMERNEKVATILGILELVKVQTATLSQRKLFGRIVLKRRGHSAMDSQPAEEPASTQKYIEDSRE from the coding sequence ATGAGTCTTTTAGTGCCGACGCTTGAAGTGCAACTTGAGTGTTATGAAGGACCGCTTGCGGTGCTGATATCGCTTATCAAAAAGAATAAGGTCAGTATCTGGGATATCCCTATTTCAACGATTACGGAAAGGTTCCTCGAATACGTGGAACTGGTGAAGGAGATGAACCTCAAGATCGCCGAGGATTTTATAGAGATGGCCTCTCTCCTCCTCTTCATAAAGTCCAAGATGCTCCTTCCCTCAAGTGATGGAGAAGGGGCGGAAGACCCGCGGGAGGAACTTGTTGAGAGGATCATGGAATATGAGCGCTTCAGGACCATGGCAGGTATAATGGACACGCTTCCCATGCTTGACAGGGATGTATTCTGCATAGGGAAAAATGGGATCGACAGAGAGGCCGATTACGATCTCCTCTGCCTTTGCACCCTCTATTTCGAGCTGATCAGGGTCAGGGAAGAGATGTACCTGACGATAAATGAGATCAGGCCGACCCTTGAAGAAAAACTTGCCATGTTGAGAGCAATGCTTGAAACATCCGGTATGTATGTGTGGGATATCCACGAAGAGATGGAGAGGAATGAGAAAGTAGCCACTATCCTTGGAATACTTGAATTGGTGAAGGTGCAGACGGCAACCCTCTCGCAGAGAAAATTGTTTGGCAGGATAGTGCTGAAGAGAAGAGGCCATTCCGCTATGGACAGCCAGCCGGCGGAAGAACCGGCAAGCACCCAGAAGTACATAGAAGATAGTAGGGAGTAG
- the sppA gene encoding signal peptide peptidase SppA → MPQSKTKKVLIVIAIIVVVLVLVPFFIGIFGKESGEKIGVVEIEGAIMDSKNAMDDIVRFRDDESIKGVIVRINSPGGGAAASQEIHREVKKLRGKKKVFVSMASVCASGGYYIATAGEKIYASPSTITGSIGVIMQQTVVEDLMKKIGIQENTIKSGELKDAGTPFRKMREDEKRYLNDVLKDIHEQFIRDVAEGRKMPVDAVRKLSDGRIFTGIQAKNTGLIDAIGTFYDAVDALKVSLNMVGKPVLVYGKKPFSILRWLISSVAREYGMELNTRSFKYMYNQ, encoded by the coding sequence ATGCCTCAATCAAAAACAAAAAAGGTACTTATCGTTATTGCCATTATCGTTGTAGTGCTCGTCCTTGTACCCTTCTTCATCGGTATATTTGGAAAGGAATCAGGTGAAAAGATCGGTGTGGTTGAGATAGAAGGGGCTATCATGGACTCGAAAAATGCCATGGACGACATCGTAAGATTCAGGGATGACGAGAGCATCAAGGGGGTCATCGTGAGGATCAATTCGCCGGGCGGCGGGGCGGCGGCAAGCCAGGAGATCCACCGTGAGGTGAAAAAACTGAGAGGAAAGAAGAAGGTCTTCGTCTCGATGGCGTCCGTATGCGCATCAGGCGGGTACTATATCGCTACTGCCGGTGAAAAGATATACGCAAGTCCCTCGACCATTACGGGCAGTATCGGTGTCATTATGCAGCAGACCGTTGTTGAAGATCTGATGAAGAAGATCGGGATACAGGAAAACACGATCAAGTCCGGTGAATTGAAGGATGCCGGGACGCCTTTCAGGAAGATGAGAGAGGATGAAAAAAGATATCTGAACGATGTCTTGAAAGACATACACGAGCAATTTATCAGGGATGTTGCCGAAGGCAGAAAGATGCCCGTCGATGCGGTAAGAAAACTTTCAGATGGGAGGATCTTTACCGGTATCCAGGCGAAGAATACAGGTCTTATCGATGCAATCGGAACATTCTACGATGCCGTCGATGCGCTCAAGGTATCATTAAATATGGTGGGGAAGCCGGTACTCGTGTACGGCAAAAAACCGTTTTCGATTCTCAGATGGCTGATCTCGTCGGTTGCCAGAGAGTATGGTATGGAACTCAATACCCGGTCGTTTAAGTATATGTACAACCAATAA